In Sphingobacterium sp. PCS056, the following proteins share a genomic window:
- a CDS encoding lipocalin family protein, with protein sequence MNQVLLSITTLMLSLFVFSACSMQPKGATSSSSSTAMSSGPSASDWKGAVKGTWILNTIDRENLPASYTIKSVFEEAPAECFIGSTWVLPSNGKGNISFSADGKLCAPGASRDIVWSIYNPGKNNGEPQFQFKKIYAGDKAKNVVTGYRLDLSYSDANKLVMRMPVTISSGEAYLVFTFSRVN encoded by the coding sequence ATGAATCAAGTTCTTTTATCTATCACAACTCTTATGCTGAGTTTGTTTGTTTTTTCGGCTTGTAGTATGCAGCCAAAAGGAGCAACATCTAGTTCTTCATCAACTGCAATGTCTTCAGGTCCTAGTGCTTCAGACTGGAAAGGCGCTGTTAAAGGAACTTGGATATTAAATACTATTGACCGCGAAAATTTACCTGCTTCTTATACGATTAAAAGCGTATTTGAAGAGGCACCGGCAGAATGTTTTATCGGTAGTACATGGGTTTTACCAAGTAACGGGAAAGGAAATATTTCTTTCTCTGCAGATGGTAAATTATGTGCTCCAGGAGCTTCTAGAGATATAGTTTGGTCAATCTACAATCCCGGTAAGAATAATGGAGAACCACAATTTCAATTCAAAAAAATCTATGCTGGAGATAAAGCTAAAAATGTAGTCACTGGTTATCGTTTGGATTTATCTTATTCAGATGCAAATAAATTAGTGATGCGTATGCCAGTTACCATTTCTAGTGGTGAAGCTTACTTGGTATTCACTTTTTCTAGAGTTAATTAA
- a CDS encoding sensor histidine kinase, translating into MPVSSKIRLLLILLTLSFIVTAITLQQSISSKDILNFETANLESKIHEKEDLIKHLFADPIVLKTFKNAEKYPEQSYHILEKYDKEEGIALFIFKNHELLLWSSNIFVPLTDGGLKNTVNYITTNDRTFIVKKKEIGNTTVLAYVTIKKYFNINNEYFTKAFSPLISKSNNIEIADYNDSGNIKNIYSKDKTYLFSIKLKSGQVQNLFSVLKTLSWILAAICFITLIHNIANLLVNNGKVILGVILYFTALVTLRFIDLNSDWLSIHANLGIFNPKNYAYNYLFPNIWGLLVTTFFIFLFTLFLYNIKSKFLFAEYIKSKFLKVCFTLFSILSIYFFFTLLYRTLGTLVTHSPTTAVDFTKLVELNTFTWIDLFIMCFSLMTLTLYIDIVISTIRKLKISDTVLLNIHLISLIIFIIVGTVLRENNGLVNILLAVIILIRSFNSLLKSKFKLATHIIVIILLSIICSVYHGHYFKMKKVDNMKLFISNLEAEDDINAISLYTEIEKDILKDEQLKHLFKISLPNTNTQTINEYIEQKYLGGYLSRYEFMGFYYNNNKELAQYKNNKVEEYREKVIKNSLKISNNFYRLNSELGTHEYFSIINLPIDAHNTVSLYLNLKNRSFNYALPYPEILVDSRLNNMEVESFSNSSIALYKDGNLVTQYGKYNYPSHDHDYPKKVGEYINMDGKDNYFHVLYRPNSHTTFLVSNPKETAWEYLATASFLFLVIFIFFSIFNTITYGSNIFKNKSFKIRSIKYHYLYLVNSIQYSSRIQTLFISSIILAILISGIISFVSINMQLAYNNTLEREKTVTDISKRLESIISTTNSAEERENRLIYYLKLLSESLSKDFSLYSKSGRLLYSSQPKIYDLNILSTFMNPNAFRKLSLLKKSETIEKEGVGDFRYESSYATIRDENYATIAYLAIPNFNAQKDDNLNKNLLLNTLINIYSLIIIGFGFYAAFVANKITEPLSLISKKLAQTNLGQQNEPLFWQRNDEIGALIKEYNLMILKLEDYANKIKDNERESTWREMAQQVAHEIKNPLTPMKLGIQQLTKSYYDNDPKFEERFKRISASFIEQINSLTHIAKEFSAFAKLPDTKYEKINLLEKINKSIGVYIQNPQAQIRLMNQTNDAYLFVEGDRDQMMRTFNNLLKNAIEAGFGKRKIKIDISITDGDRDDYIIKIKDNGSGIPQEMRSKIFEINFTTKSSGTGLGLVFVKKTIEAMGGTVQFESIEEHGTTFQISIPKFKHI; encoded by the coding sequence TAAAAATCATGAATTATTGCTGTGGAGTTCTAATATATTCGTACCGCTCACAGATGGTGGATTAAAAAATACCGTTAATTATATTACAACAAATGATCGAACATTCATTGTTAAGAAAAAGGAGATTGGCAATACGACCGTCTTGGCTTATGTGACGATCAAGAAATATTTTAATATCAATAATGAATATTTCACAAAAGCATTTTCACCCTTGATTTCTAAAAGTAATAATATTGAAATTGCAGATTATAACGATAGTGGAAATATTAAAAATATATACAGCAAGGATAAAACGTATCTGTTTTCGATTAAATTAAAATCGGGACAGGTTCAGAATTTATTTAGTGTCTTAAAAACGTTATCGTGGATTCTGGCAGCCATATGCTTTATAACGCTCATCCATAATATTGCGAATCTACTGGTTAATAATGGTAAAGTAATACTTGGAGTAATTTTATACTTTACAGCACTGGTGACATTACGTTTTATAGATCTTAACTCTGATTGGCTCAGTATTCATGCTAATCTAGGGATTTTCAATCCAAAAAATTATGCCTATAACTATTTGTTTCCCAATATCTGGGGTTTACTGGTTACAACTTTCTTTATTTTTCTTTTTACCTTATTTTTATACAATATAAAAAGTAAATTTCTTTTTGCTGAATATATCAAAAGTAAATTTTTAAAGGTATGTTTTACCTTGTTTTCCATACTGAGCATATACTTCTTCTTTACTCTTCTTTATAGAACATTAGGTACGCTGGTTACACATTCTCCCACTACGGCTGTTGATTTTACTAAACTGGTTGAATTAAATACATTCACTTGGATTGATCTTTTTATCATGTGTTTCAGTTTGATGACGCTAACATTGTATATTGATATTGTGATTTCTACGATTAGAAAGCTTAAAATATCAGATACAGTACTTCTCAATATCCATCTGATTTCCCTTATCATATTTATTATCGTAGGCACTGTATTGAGAGAAAATAATGGATTGGTCAATATTTTACTTGCTGTAATTATACTGATACGCTCTTTCAATTCCTTATTAAAATCAAAATTCAAATTAGCAACTCATATCATCGTTATCATCCTTTTATCGATCATCTGTTCCGTTTATCATGGTCACTATTTTAAAATGAAAAAAGTGGATAATATGAAGCTTTTTATTAGTAATCTAGAAGCGGAGGATGACATTAATGCTATATCACTCTATACAGAAATTGAAAAAGATATACTGAAAGATGAACAGTTAAAACATTTATTCAAAATCAGTTTACCTAATACCAATACTCAAACCATAAATGAATATATCGAGCAAAAATATCTTGGTGGATACCTTTCAAGATATGAATTTATGGGATTCTACTATAATAATAATAAAGAACTTGCTCAGTATAAGAATAATAAAGTAGAAGAGTACAGGGAAAAGGTTATAAAAAATTCATTAAAAATAAGTAATAACTTCTATCGCTTGAATAGTGAGTTAGGAACACATGAGTATTTTTCAATCATAAACCTTCCTATAGATGCTCACAATACAGTCTCTCTCTACCTCAATCTAAAAAACAGGTCGTTTAATTATGCGTTACCTTATCCCGAAATACTGGTTGATTCGAGATTAAATAATATGGAGGTCGAATCATTTAGTAATAGCTCTATAGCACTCTATAAAGATGGAAATCTAGTCACCCAATATGGAAAATACAATTATCCAAGTCATGATCATGATTATCCTAAAAAAGTTGGTGAATATATTAATATGGATGGTAAGGACAACTATTTTCATGTGCTGTATAGACCTAATAGTCATACAACATTTTTGGTTAGCAATCCAAAAGAGACAGCTTGGGAATATTTGGCGACCGCTTCATTTTTATTTTTGGTCATATTTATCTTTTTTTCAATCTTTAATACGATCACTTATGGTTCAAATATTTTTAAAAACAAGTCGTTTAAAATTCGAAGTATTAAATATCATTATTTATATTTAGTCAATAGCATACAATATAGCTCTAGAATTCAAACGCTATTTATTTCTTCAATTATATTGGCAATTCTGATATCTGGTATCATATCGTTTGTCAGTATTAATATGCAATTAGCCTATAACAATACTTTGGAAAGAGAAAAAACGGTTACAGATATTAGTAAAAGGCTAGAAAGTATCATTAGTACCACAAATTCTGCTGAAGAAAGGGAGAATCGACTAATTTATTATTTGAAGTTATTATCCGAATCGCTATCAAAAGACTTCTCTCTGTACTCTAAATCGGGTCGTTTATTATACAGTTCGCAACCCAAGATTTATGACCTTAATATCTTATCAACCTTCATGAATCCGAATGCATTTAGAAAATTATCACTTTTAAAAAAATCAGAGACGATAGAGAAAGAAGGTGTAGGTGACTTTAGATATGAATCCAGTTATGCCACTATTAGAGATGAAAATTATGCGACTATTGCATACCTGGCTATTCCAAATTTCAATGCTCAAAAGGATGATAACTTAAATAAAAATCTTCTTTTAAATACACTTATCAATATTTATTCGCTGATTATTATTGGTTTTGGATTTTATGCAGCTTTCGTTGCTAATAAAATCACTGAACCACTAAGTTTAATTAGTAAAAAATTGGCGCAAACAAATTTGGGACAACAGAATGAACCTTTATTTTGGCAGCGAAATGATGAAATCGGCGCTCTCATCAAAGAATATAATCTCATGATATTAAAACTAGAGGATTATGCGAATAAAATAAAGGATAATGAAAGGGAATCTACTTGGAGAGAAATGGCACAACAGGTGGCTCATGAAATCAAAAATCCGCTAACTCCTATGAAGCTTGGTATTCAACAGCTAACCAAATCATACTATGACAATGATCCGAAATTTGAAGAACGATTTAAACGTATTTCAGCATCATTCATTGAGCAAATAAATAGTTTGACACATATTGCTAAAGAATTCTCGGCTTTTGCGAAACTGCCAGACACGAAATATGAGAAGATCAATTTATTGGAAAAAATAAATAAATCAATTGGAGTTTATATACAGAATCCGCAAGCTCAAATTAGATTAATGAATCAAACAAATGATGCCTATCTCTTTGTAGAAGGAGATCGAGATCAAATGATGAGAACTTTTAATAATCTTCTGAAAAATGCCATTGAAGCGGGTTTTGGTAAGAGAAAAATAAAAATTGATATTAGTATTACTGATGGTGATCGGGATGATTACATCATTAAAATAAAAGATAATGGATCAGGAATTCCTCAAGAAATGCGTTCTAAAATATTTGAGATTAATTTTACGACCAAGAGTTCTGGTACTGGACTAGGATTGGTGTTTGTTAAAAAAACAATTGAGGCAATGGGGGGAACAGTTCAATTTGAATCTATAGAGGAACATGGAACAACATTTCAAATTTCAATACCTAAATTTAAGCATATCTAA
- a CDS encoding SDR family NAD(P)-dependent oxidoreductase: MANIVITGASSGIGFEAVLDLTAKKENNVIALARSADKLKRLHEIASDLNFDGGNLYPAQFDIVFDDYQTLVPFIKSKFDLVDILINNAGILINKPFMDSSLEDIASMFQTNVLAHANMIQNIVPLMPAGSHILNIGSMGGFQGSSKFSGLAAYSSSKAALAVLTECLAEEFKTMGIRVNCLALGSAQTEMFETAFPGVEAGKLAFEMGRYIAEFAQNGHQYYNGKILPVSLMTP; this comes from the coding sequence ATGGCAAATATTGTAATAACTGGCGCAAGCAGTGGTATTGGATTTGAAGCAGTATTAGATCTTACAGCTAAAAAAGAAAACAATGTCATCGCCCTAGCTAGATCGGCTGATAAATTAAAGCGATTGCACGAGATTGCATCGGATTTAAACTTTGATGGGGGCAATTTATATCCTGCTCAATTCGATATCGTATTTGATGATTACCAAACTTTGGTACCATTTATCAAATCAAAGTTTGACCTTGTTGATATTCTGATCAACAATGCAGGTATATTGATCAATAAACCTTTTATGGATAGTTCACTGGAGGATATTGCATCTATGTTTCAAACGAATGTTCTGGCTCATGCCAATATGATTCAAAACATCGTTCCTTTAATGCCTGCAGGTTCCCATATCCTTAATATTGGAAGTATGGGTGGATTTCAGGGCTCATCCAAATTCAGCGGTTTGGCGGCCTACTCTTCTAGCAAAGCGGCATTGGCGGTATTAACAGAGTGTCTAGCAGAAGAATTTAAGACCATGGGTATCCGAGTCAATTGTCTTGCATTGGGTTCTGCACAAACAGAGATGTTTGAAACCGCTTTTCCTGGCGTAGAGGCGGGAAAACTGGCTTTTGAAATGGGCAGATATATTGCAGAGTTTGCTCAAAATGGACACCAATACTATAATGGTAAAATTTTGCCGGTGTCGTTAATGACGCCTTAA
- a CDS encoding glycoside hydrolase family 2 protein, translated as MNFKAVITLTFLTILAAIVSAREIIPFNQEWAFKKGPFTSDVLQYGTIFSGPWQSITVPHTWNAKDMQVRNDRFTSNEKFYVGDAYYRKTFVPESSWDGKRVFIKFEGVNTNTEVYLNNSPLPVKKEKGNMVYDGSVINGNYQIVGRHQGGYSAFVLELTNMLKFGVENEILVKVSNEATPQVIPVNHTLFPMYGGIYRPVQLIVTDKINIAVSDYASSGIYISQKEVNKKSADITLKVKLENKTPEMRDVQIVSTIFEQGGAVKVKGVKKHRLLPQGRQEVVQDIRITNPHVWQGLDDPYLYKVVTQIMDGNIILDEVVQPLGIRKFELRTGEGFFLNGVKYPMYGVTRHQDRWGKGSALSNADHDEDLAIIKEMGATTIRLAHYQQSDYFYAKCDSIGFIVWAEIPFVNRVTTLEEANAKQQLTELIRQNYNHPSIYIWGLHNEVYTPNAYTIELTTKLNDLAKTEDPYRYTVQVSGYNVINHAVNNNADVQGINHYFGWYNGVIRDVNKWADQISKDFKDYKIIFSEYGAEANPNHQQEVVGDVGNQWANPAFFPEEFSTKFHEIHWGTIKRHPIFLASYLWNTFDFATPITALNVEPRNYKGLVTFDRKLKKDPFYWYKANWSKQPVLYLTQRRVVERANEVTPITVYSNIGTPTLWVNGVEIKNYVMGETDVHYIFQNVKLREGDNIVQVKASKGEAQLEDKITWHYLKQNPKAISKDGPTDNKNEHIGL; from the coding sequence ATGAATTTCAAGGCAGTTATTACTTTAACTTTCTTAACAATTTTAGCCGCTATAGTTTCTGCAAGAGAAATCATACCTTTTAATCAGGAATGGGCTTTTAAAAAAGGTCCCTTCACTAGCGATGTATTACAATATGGGACTATTTTCTCAGGCCCTTGGCAATCTATTACCGTGCCACATACATGGAATGCAAAAGACATGCAGGTTCGCAATGATCGATTTACATCTAATGAAAAATTTTATGTGGGAGATGCTTATTATCGCAAAACTTTTGTTCCTGAATCCTCATGGGATGGAAAGCGAGTTTTTATAAAATTTGAAGGTGTCAATACCAATACCGAAGTTTATCTTAATAATTCACCATTACCCGTAAAGAAGGAGAAAGGTAATATGGTGTATGATGGTTCAGTGATTAATGGCAATTATCAAATTGTTGGTAGACATCAAGGTGGTTATTCGGCCTTTGTGTTGGAGTTGACCAATATGCTGAAATTCGGAGTGGAGAATGAGATTCTTGTTAAAGTAAGCAATGAAGCGACTCCACAAGTAATTCCTGTTAATCATACTTTATTTCCTATGTATGGAGGTATCTATAGACCTGTACAACTGATTGTAACAGACAAAATCAATATTGCAGTTTCAGATTATGCTTCTTCCGGGATATATATCAGTCAAAAGGAAGTAAATAAGAAAAGTGCTGATATCACTTTAAAGGTTAAATTAGAAAATAAAACTCCAGAAATGCGAGATGTGCAAATCGTATCAACGATTTTTGAGCAGGGTGGAGCAGTAAAAGTAAAAGGTGTAAAAAAACATCGCTTACTTCCGCAGGGAAGACAAGAGGTCGTTCAAGATATTAGAATAACAAATCCACACGTATGGCAAGGCTTAGACGATCCCTATTTGTATAAGGTAGTCACACAGATTATGGATGGAAATATTATTCTTGATGAAGTGGTTCAGCCATTGGGAATTCGCAAATTTGAACTGCGTACAGGAGAAGGCTTCTTTTTAAACGGTGTTAAATATCCGATGTATGGTGTGACACGTCATCAAGATCGATGGGGAAAGGGCTCTGCTCTATCAAATGCAGATCATGATGAAGATTTGGCTATTATAAAAGAAATGGGAGCAACCACTATTCGATTAGCTCATTATCAACAATCGGATTATTTTTATGCAAAATGCGATAGTATAGGTTTTATTGTTTGGGCAGAAATTCCATTTGTCAATCGTGTAACAACATTAGAAGAAGCAAATGCTAAGCAGCAGTTGACAGAACTTATTAGGCAAAATTATAATCATCCCTCTATTTATATCTGGGGATTACACAACGAAGTTTATACACCCAATGCTTATACCATAGAATTAACAACAAAATTGAATGACTTGGCTAAAACAGAAGATCCATATCGCTATACGGTTCAAGTGAGTGGTTATAATGTCATTAATCATGCTGTAAACAATAACGCAGATGTACAGGGTATCAACCATTATTTTGGATGGTACAATGGTGTTATCCGTGATGTAAATAAGTGGGCGGATCAAATTTCAAAAGATTTTAAAGATTATAAAATAATTTTTTCAGAATATGGAGCTGAAGCAAATCCCAACCACCAGCAAGAGGTTGTTGGAGATGTCGGTAACCAATGGGCAAATCCTGCATTTTTTCCTGAAGAATTTTCAACCAAGTTTCATGAAATACATTGGGGAACGATAAAGAGGCATCCCATCTTTCTAGCTTCCTATCTCTGGAATACATTTGATTTTGCTACACCAATAACCGCGTTAAATGTTGAACCGAGAAACTATAAAGGATTAGTTACATTCGATAGAAAATTAAAAAAAGATCCATTTTATTGGTATAAAGCTAACTGGAGCAAACAACCGGTACTTTACCTGACTCAACGTCGTGTTGTGGAAAGAGCCAATGAGGTTACACCCATAACTGTTTATTCCAATATCGGAACACCAACGCTATGGGTAAATGGTGTAGAGATCAAAAACTATGTTATGGGAGAAACAGATGTGCATTATATCTTTCAAAATGTTAAATTAAGGGAGGGAGACAATATCGTTCAAGTGAAGGCATCAAAAGGGGAGGCGCAATTGGAAGATAAAATCACATGGCATTATTTGAAGCAAAATCCTAAGGCAATTAGTAAAGACGGCCCAACTGACAATAAAAATGAACATATAGGATTATAA
- a CDS encoding lysylphosphatidylglycerol synthase transmembrane domain-containing protein — translation MNKKLLWKIVKNILKVVVTIAALYWVFSKVSIDDLKDAVVNSNPIFLLLAFLAYGASILISSSRLLSFLKAIGLNVSERYNLKLYQLGLFYNLFLPGGVGGDGYKIYFLRKKYNIKGRKLLGALFFDRLSGLWALCLIIAALVIFMPQLNIPNYLTISGFIAGTILYYFIVGKFFPDFKSNFIKTHCKAIGVQSMQVLSAIMILYALGFEGKFSPYLFLFLASSLVAIIPFSVGGLGMRELVYMWGANFFHLDSHLAVLISLLFYIISAIMAFTGSYYIFHPSALGTDKLPSVKEVEESQSED, via the coding sequence ATGAATAAAAAATTACTCTGGAAAATAGTTAAGAATATCCTTAAAGTTGTTGTCACTATTGCTGCACTTTATTGGGTATTTAGTAAGGTTTCTATTGATGACTTAAAGGATGCAGTGGTCAATTCTAATCCGATTTTTCTTCTCCTCGCATTTTTAGCCTATGGAGCTTCAATTTTAATATCTTCTTCTCGATTACTTAGTTTCCTTAAAGCAATTGGACTAAATGTTTCGGAAAGATATAACCTCAAGCTCTATCAATTAGGCTTATTTTACAACCTGTTTTTACCTGGAGGTGTCGGAGGAGATGGTTATAAAATATATTTTCTTCGTAAAAAATATAATATTAAGGGCCGAAAGCTATTAGGAGCATTATTCTTTGATCGTTTAAGTGGTCTTTGGGCGTTATGTCTTATTATTGCTGCACTGGTTATTTTTATGCCACAGCTAAATATCCCTAATTATTTAACGATTTCTGGATTTATCGCGGGTACAATACTCTACTATTTTATTGTTGGGAAATTTTTTCCTGATTTTAAATCAAATTTTATCAAAACGCACTGCAAAGCAATAGGTGTGCAGTCTATGCAGGTGTTGTCTGCGATAATGATTTTATATGCTTTGGGTTTTGAAGGCAAATTTTCGCCCTATTTGTTTCTCTTTCTTGCTTCGTCCTTAGTAGCAATCATCCCATTCTCTGTCGGAGGATTAGGTATGCGGGAGCTTGTATATATGTGGGGAGCCAATTTCTTTCATCTCGACTCGCATTTGGCCGTTTTGATTAGTTTATTGTTTTATATTATATCGGCAATTATGGCCTTTACAGGTTCATATTATATTTTTCATCCCTCGGCTTTAGGAACTGACAAACTGCCGTCTGTTAAAGAGGTAGAAGAATCTCAAAGTGAAGATTAA